From Streptomyces durmitorensis, a single genomic window includes:
- a CDS encoding CHRD domain-containing protein produces MGTLSTSTTRRRTTLLVSGVAVAAAAGVAFSALPAGAAEKTDGGGSIFAASLNGANEVPVQGGPAVGDKDGQALEFVQVKGDKVSVTVKWRGTGKPTALHIHQGAKGTNGGVKVDFTDLLGKSKGHRVTGTVKVHDAALLEQLKADPGSFYANLHTAEFPGGAVRGQLHKVTTAVDFREAAAHFQASVIQGEQIYECKKADDGSGKFAFAQRDVRARLGGNIAHDFVAPNSGTPRWTAPDRSQVTGKLISRTPNGDKNIPELDLAATQTGKPRGLLAGTAEILRLNTVGGVAPAGDCKPGAIAKVPYKADYVFVQR; encoded by the coding sequence ATGGGCACTTTGAGTACCTCTACTACGCGCCGTCGCACGACCCTGCTCGTCTCCGGTGTCGCCGTCGCAGCCGCGGCGGGCGTGGCGTTCTCGGCGCTGCCGGCCGGCGCCGCCGAGAAGACCGACGGAGGCGGATCCATCTTCGCGGCGAGCCTGAACGGCGCGAACGAGGTGCCGGTGCAGGGCGGGCCCGCGGTCGGCGACAAGGACGGCCAGGCGCTTGAGTTCGTCCAGGTCAAGGGCGACAAGGTGTCGGTCACCGTCAAGTGGCGCGGCACCGGCAAGCCGACCGCCCTCCACATCCACCAGGGCGCGAAGGGCACCAACGGCGGCGTCAAGGTCGACTTCACCGATCTGCTGGGCAAGAGCAAGGGCCACCGCGTCACGGGCACGGTCAAGGTCCACGACGCCGCGCTGCTGGAGCAGTTGAAGGCGGATCCGGGCAGCTTCTACGCCAACCTGCACACCGCCGAGTTCCCCGGCGGCGCGGTCCGCGGCCAGCTCCACAAGGTGACCACGGCCGTCGACTTCCGCGAGGCCGCCGCCCACTTCCAGGCGTCCGTGATCCAGGGCGAGCAGATCTACGAGTGCAAGAAGGCCGACGACGGCTCGGGCAAGTTCGCCTTCGCGCAGCGTGACGTGCGCGCACGGCTCGGCGGCAACATCGCGCACGACTTCGTCGCCCCCAACTCGGGCACACCGCGCTGGACGGCCCCCGACCGCAGTCAGGTCACCGGCAAGCTGATCTCCAGGACCCCGAACGGCGACAAGAACATCCCCGAACTCGACCTGGCGGCAACCCAGACCGGCAAGCCGCGCGGGCTGCTCGCGGGCACCGCGGAGATCCTGCGCCTGAACACCGTGGGCGGGGTCGCACCAGCGGGTGACTGCAAGCCCGGCGCGATCGCGAAGGTGCCGTACAAGGCGGACTACGTGTTCGTGCAGCGCTGA
- a CDS encoding polyprenyl synthetase family protein — translation MTVVGPFGLSVRDQALEADVQAGLAAVEEGLLDATKSGVPFITEAAQHLVRAGGKRFRPLLVMLAAQFGDPYAPGVVPSAVVVELTHLATLYHDDVMDEADVRRGVESANQRWGNSVAVLTGDFLFARASYILADLGPDAVRIQAEAFERLVTGQILETAGPTEGRDPIDHYLDVLGGKTGSLVAVACRFGAMMSGADETVVDVLTQYGERLGVAFQLADDVLDIASDSHESGKTPGTDLREGIPTLPVLRLRERVEKLGLAEDIALCELLDSDLTDDARHAEALTRLRAHPALEQARKDTVRFAEEARDTLAPLRDCDAKTSLVELCDLVVHRAG, via the coding sequence GTGACCGTCGTCGGGCCCTTCGGCCTCAGCGTGCGGGACCAGGCTCTCGAAGCCGATGTCCAGGCCGGATTGGCGGCCGTCGAGGAAGGCCTGCTCGACGCCACCAAAAGCGGGGTCCCCTTCATCACGGAGGCCGCGCAGCATCTGGTGCGTGCGGGCGGCAAGCGGTTCAGGCCGCTCCTCGTGATGCTCGCCGCGCAGTTCGGCGATCCGTACGCGCCGGGCGTCGTGCCCTCCGCCGTCGTCGTCGAGCTGACGCATCTCGCGACGCTCTACCACGACGACGTGATGGACGAGGCGGACGTGCGCCGCGGCGTCGAGAGCGCCAACCAGCGCTGGGGCAACTCCGTCGCCGTGCTCACCGGTGACTTCCTCTTCGCCCGCGCCTCGTACATCCTGGCGGACCTCGGCCCGGACGCCGTCCGCATCCAGGCGGAGGCCTTCGAACGCCTGGTCACCGGCCAGATCCTGGAGACGGCGGGCCCGACCGAGGGCCGCGACCCGATCGACCACTACCTCGACGTGCTCGGCGGCAAGACCGGCTCGCTCGTCGCCGTGGCATGCCGTTTCGGCGCCATGATGTCGGGCGCCGACGAGACCGTCGTGGACGTCCTGACCCAGTACGGCGAGCGGCTCGGCGTCGCCTTCCAGCTCGCCGACGACGTACTGGACATCGCGTCCGACTCGCACGAGTCGGGCAAGACGCCCGGCACCGACCTGCGCGAGGGCATCCCCACCCTTCCGGTCCTGCGGCTGCGCGAGCGGGTGGAGAAGCTCGGGCTCGCCGAGGACATCGCTCTGTGCGAGCTCCTCGACTCGGACCTGACGGACGACGCGCGGCACGCCGAGGCGCTGACGCGACTGCGGGCCCACCCGGCCCTGGAGCAGGCGCGCAAGGACACCGTGCGGTTCGCGGAGGAGGCGCGGGACACGCTCGCGCCGCTGCGGGACTGCGACGCGAAGACGTCGCTGGTCGAGCTCTGCGATCTGGTGGTGCACCGGGCGGGCTGA
- a CDS encoding LolA family protein, whose product MAPYEPEQNTSETGELRAGRRKAARYVVPVAVAGVAAATIGLVPALATSGDPKLPDVTAQELIEKIAASDTEQLSGTVKISTDLGLPSFGGDMAGSFAPGSGSGGEGEDGKGSAADPQSKLMELASGTHTLRVAADGPDKQKLSVLDDAAEYSLIHNGDDVWAYDSKSNEVYHSKSAGKAADSGKKDLPKDVPSTPKELAEEALKAVDDTTSVKVDGTAQVAGRDAYRLVIKPKQSGSTIGQITVAVDSKTGTPLKFTLTPSSGGSAVVDAGFTKVDFGKPAASTFDFTPPKGAKVTEGDDAKAEKHGFKDGGKEFGGKEFKGKEFKGEEDLNGLNVIGEGWNSIAELKTPGGQGIPTGGSGDVPPDAQRLLDSLGDKVSGDFGSGTVFKTRLVNALITEDGTVYAGAVTKDALVKAANAAS is encoded by the coding sequence ATGGCACCGTACGAACCGGAGCAGAACACCAGTGAGACCGGGGAGCTGCGCGCAGGCCGCCGCAAGGCGGCGCGCTATGTGGTCCCCGTCGCGGTGGCGGGGGTGGCGGCGGCGACCATCGGGCTCGTCCCGGCGCTCGCGACGTCGGGCGACCCCAAGCTGCCCGACGTGACCGCACAGGAACTCATCGAGAAGATCGCCGCTTCGGACACGGAGCAGCTCTCGGGCACCGTGAAGATCAGCACCGACCTCGGCCTGCCGTCCTTCGGCGGCGACATGGCCGGCAGCTTCGCACCGGGCAGCGGCTCGGGCGGCGAGGGCGAGGACGGCAAGGGTTCGGCCGCGGACCCGCAGTCCAAGCTGATGGAGCTGGCGTCCGGCACGCACACGCTGCGCGTCGCCGCCGACGGCCCCGACAAGCAGAAGTTGTCCGTCCTGGACGACGCCGCCGAGTACAGCCTGATCCACAACGGCGACGACGTGTGGGCGTACGACAGCAAGTCGAACGAGGTCTACCACTCCAAGTCGGCGGGCAAGGCCGCGGACTCCGGCAAGAAGGACCTCCCGAAGGATGTCCCCTCCACGCCCAAGGAGCTGGCCGAGGAGGCCCTGAAGGCGGTCGACGACACGACGTCGGTGAAGGTGGACGGCACCGCGCAGGTCGCGGGCCGTGACGCCTACCGCCTGGTCATCAAGCCCAAGCAGTCCGGCTCGACGATCGGCCAGATCACGGTCGCGGTGGACTCCAAGACGGGTACGCCGCTGAAGTTCACGCTCACTCCGTCGAGCGGCGGCAGCGCGGTCGTCGACGCGGGCTTCACGAAGGTCGACTTCGGCAAGCCGGCCGCGTCGACCTTCGACTTCACGCCGCCCAAGGGCGCGAAGGTCACGGAGGGCGATGACGCCAAGGCCGAGAAGCACGGCTTCAAGGACGGCGGCAAGGAGTTCGGCGGCAAGGAGTTCAAGGGCAAGGAGTTCAAGGGCGAGGAGGACCTGAACGGTCTGAACGTCATCGGCGAGGGCTGGAACTCCATCGCCGAGCTGAAGACGCCGGGCGGCCAGGGCATCCCGACGGGCGGCTCCGGAGATGTCCCGCCGGACGCCCAGCGGCTCCTCGACTCGCTCGGCGACAAGGTGTCGGGCGACTTCGGCTCGGGCACGGTCTTCAAGACGCGCCTGGTCAACGCCCTCATCACCGAGGACGGCACGGTGTACGCGGGCGCGGTGACAAAGGACGCCCTCGTCAAGGCAGCAAACGCGGCGAGCTAG